AAAATGGAGGTGAGGTTGTCTGAAATGTTGCGAATAAAAACACGGCTGTGTGTTAAATGCATTAAAGTCACAATTGCTCTGTAACATATACGTGACTCTGGCGGAGATTTTCACGGCGTAGTGTTGTAATTCGCTGCTTCTCTGTGAAGATTAAAAGCTGTTCTCGTTAGCTAGCGCAGCAGCAAAGCTAATGGTGGTCTCCATTATTGGGGTATAACGTCACTGTTTCAGCTGATTGTCAAATTCAACATTGTTGTTGGATTTCTGCAACCCTCATTACTAGTCACAGCAGCTGGATTAACTGTATCTTTTGGTTGATAGCACAGTGTCAACCTACGACATCCCCTGATATGAACTACAAGCTATCTGCCAATGCTAGCTAGGCCGCTCAGGCAAACTAGGCCTATTGTAAAGTTAAcctgtttttatgaatgacaGGCCTCAGCCTGGCGACTTTCCAGTACCAGATGTCATAATTTAGAAGCACTGGGTTAATTTATCAGCCTAATGTTGCTTGATGAGATAGTTTATTGTTAGCTTGGTCTGCCACCACAACAGGAGTGAAGGTAACGTTACGCCCTGGCATTAAGATCATTTAATATGTTGAAGTTGCAgatatttgcatgtatttgcagatttttttcaagTGCAGGATCACAGTAGCGTTATGTGACAATGCtgtcatgtttctacagtaattAACAGTAGTGTCATTCACAGCTAcgatgtgtgttttcttgtgttgcATAGGACCGTGAGGCCAAAGAACCCGAGCAGCTTAGGAAGCTGTTTATTGGGGGTTTGAGCTTTGAAACCACGGAGGAGAGTTTGCGGGCCCATTTTGAGCAATGGGGAACACTCACGGACTGTGTAgtatgtattttatataataataatagtagaaGAATTAATAACAGTAACTTACAAATATGGCTAAACTGCTGTCACTACTATTGTGTTTGACTTTGTTGTGTCTAGGTGATGAGGGACCCCAACAGCAAGCGATCAAGAGGGTTTGGCTTTGTAACATACTCCTCTGTAAGGGAGGTTGATGACGCCATGAAAGCAAGGCCTCATAAAGTCGATGGGCGGGTTGTTGAACCGAAGAGGGCCGTGTCCAGAGAGGTAAACAAACCCTGACCTGAAGGCAGATGTCATAGAAAGGTTACTGTTTGGTATGTGTTGGTCTGTGCTCATTGATACTCTTATTTCAGGACTCCAATAAACCAGGTGCCCATCTGACGGTGAAGAAGATCTTTGTCGGTGGTATCAAGGAGGACACTGAGGAGTACCATATCCGAGAGCATTTTGAGAAATACGGAAAGATTGAATGCATTGACATCATGGAGGAACGCTCCACCGGGAAGAAGAGAGGATTCTGCTTTGTCTCGTTCGATGATCATGACACTGTAGATAAAATTGTTGGTATGTGGTTGTTTAGATTTCAGAGTTAGTTAGACATTAAGGAAACATCAGGGAATGTTATGAATCTctattgtttttcctttttttcctcttacagCCCAGAAATACCACACAATCAACTTCCACAACTGTGAGGTCAGGAAAGCTCTctcaaaacaggaaatgagtTCCATGTCCAATAACAGGGGTAAGCACACCATCACATggagaataaaataataattactatTATTGCACATTCTGTATGCAACTGACAATTCACCCTCCTTTATATCAGGCAGGAGTGGAGGATCTGGAAACTTCATGGGCAGAGGTGGTAATTTTGGAGGTGGTGGCAACTTTGGCCGTGGTGAGTAGCATTTGCATAACAAATGAAAGTGTCATTGACCTTATCCACACTAAAGCAGGTACATTTGATAGTTATATTTACGTCATAAGGGGTTGGCAGAACAAGTTTTGCCTCCACACTGAAATACCAAATGAAGTAAAATGCTTTtatctctttgtttttgtttttgtttttttttaactaaatgGTGGTCATAACCATCTTGTAAAACCGGTTACTCAGTCTTTGCCTGGACAGGGTGAGGCTCTGTGGGTGTTTGGTGATCTGCCATATTGGCACTCAAAAGAAGTGGAAACAAAGTCACTGATGCCAGAAATGTGTTGTCTTAGCATTGCTGCTATGCggaattattttgttatatttctgaAATGTTGACCATCATATGTCAGTTATCTCAAAACGCTCTGTCTTATTCAACCTACCAAGCAAGAAcagcattttcagattttatccACCAGAGcatgttttttgttgaaaacatCACCTTAGTGTTGATAACAAGACCAGAGCAGAGATTGTTTTTCAGATGAGCCTGCATTAATGTGGATACGGTCTCAGCTGTGACAAGGCTGCAAGATTACACAAATTGgtcacattttttatgttaagcTATGTTTATGCTAATGTATTTTAATCCTCTTGGTTTCCTAGGTGGCTATGGTGGAGGACGAGGTGGTTATGGTGATGATTTTGACAATGGTGAGCAGTTGTAAAGCAAGGATATTAAATGCATTACATGACCATGACTACTGTCATGGTCATGTAATGCATTTAATATCCTTGCTTGCTTATGTAAcaactgtgttgtgtttaagaaaatatttttccaacAGTGTTATGTTAGTGCCACTCCACTGTAATTAATGAGGTCCTGttgtatgtttgcattttttttactgttatagGTCCAGGAGGAAATTATGGTGGAGGACCAGGTTATGGAGGAGGCCGAGGGGGCTAtggaggtggtggtggcggCCCAGGGTATGGAAACCAGGGTGGTGGATTTGGTGGCAGCTGTGATGGAGGTTACGGGAGTAATGACGGAGGTAAATGTGTTACTTTCTCCAGAAATGAAATACTAGGCACCTGAAATTAAGCCTTGCCTTAAAATTGTCACTTATATCTTTAGGATATGGAGGGGGTGGAAATTACAATGACTTTGGAAACTATGGTGGACAGCAGTCCAACTATGGGCCCATGAAAGGGAACAACTTTGGTGGCAGAAACTCAGGCGGACCCTACGGTGGTGAGTTTTACCCTCCAACTCCGTGTATGTAAAGATCCGACTTCAAAATGGCACATAACAAATGACAGAACATCTCCTGAGGAGCAACAAAcatacattgtttgtttgtattttctgaacCGTAGGTGGCTATGGCtctggcggcggcggcggtggtggtTATGGCTCACGGCGATattaattatttcatgttttggtAAGTTGCATTCAGTTTCACACCACTCTCGTAGCACAGTACAGAGTGAGCCCATGAGTGCAGAATAACAATTTGTTCTATCCTGTATCCATTCAACAGGCTTCAGTTCTTAGCAGGAGAGGCGAGGAGGTGAGCAAAGGAATTGTCAGGAAAGCTGCAGGTTACTTTGAGGCAGTCATCTGAAAGCATTAGAGGAACACACAAGTCAGACATTACTGCAGCTAAATCGGAGAAGTTTATGGAAGAAGGACTGTATACACAAGACATGAGTGCAGATGATACCCTTCCCTGATTGTGATAGATGTTTCCCTGCTAAGCAATTTTTCCCTTTTGTGCGTCTGAAGTGTGTGTATTGTGCCTATGGTATCAGGGGTAAAGAGtaaattgttcttttttatctgAAGTCAGTTcttaatatctttattttcctttttttacatGAGttagtcaattatttttttgtattttaaccTGGTTTTGTCAATTAGCATAGTTATATCAGGCCCTCAGATGAGCTAGaattacacattttttctttctgaagtTATTATGATTGCTCAATTGCAAGTGTCAAGTGTATTTTGATTTTGTATGTGAAGCACAGTAATGTAAATCCTTCGTAGTACCAGTGTTAACAAATATAAGCAGTCTGGATTTAGAATCAAGGGAATCCCTCACTCTTCTTGTTCCCAGTGAACCGAATTCTAGATTGTCCAAATATTTTGATTAGTAGAAAAAGAACGAATAAAATTGTGTAGTAAAGTACCATGAGGTTCAGTGCGTCATTGGTTcagaaaaagattaaatgaGTGTCAATTTATCTGTTGCCTGCTCATTGTGACTGTGAAGTTTAGCAAATCAGCCTGCCCAGTACTTTTTTTGGGAGTATTAATATGTATGTGGGTGAATATAGTACAgtgttcatatactgtatgtatttacttGTACCAGGGTCAATGACAAGGGAGATTTGGGTAGTCCTAGGGCAAGGGCCCATACATCACCTATGCCAGTGTTGAGCGAGTAGGATTATAACAGCCGCAAGCACCTGCAGTTGGGCCCTCAGCATCGCTAGTGTGGAAGATTGCAGATGACTGTCAGACAGGACGTCTTCAGCCCCAGCACAGTGGACCAGTCAGCATTTtgagagagaagggagaaggCAGCATCGAGCACAACGCCCATGGAGGAAGCTTGCAGTGTCGTGCCTGGTAGTGAGCGTCTATCTCTCTTTCAAGGCTAGCTAAACCCTCCAGCAGCCGGTGCTAGCGAAGAAAGACTAGTTCCTGGACACATTGGAGATCCTGTTGAGTCAGAGATACTGCAGTTTACCCGCAAAATGCTAGATTTCAGACATTAACGAGAAAAGGGAGTGAGTATTTCACAAAAGCTGACTTAAAGAAGATGGGAGCAGGTAAGAGTAACCACTTTGCTTGATTTGCAGATGTGGAAAGAGGCATTCTCTTCTTGCTGAAAATCTGTAAAGACCTGATAACATGGAAGGTTCTGGATGGGTAAgacttttttcaaaatattatataaGGCTGCTCATATTGTAATCTAACAGTGCACTAGGTGGTTATTACATGGTGCAGGGGTCTTTTTTAAGGTAAACCGAGCAGGATGACATCCAGTGTTGCCCCACTTTGACCAGAATCAGCCTGTGAGCTACCATGAaggcaaaaaatgtattgtttttatcatgttttatttatttatcttcaaTATCACTCCTTTAATATTGATGAAACAAGCTTGGGGAAACAACGAGGTTACCATACTTCCAAGAGAAGAACAATATGGAAGAATGCCAAACTACCATTAAGTCATGCAGTATTAAAATACATGGAGATCAGAAAGTCATTGTTGGATCTATATGAATTAGCATAATGATGTAAAAACCTCATGGTAGGGGACTTTAAACCCTGAAGGAACTTGATCATTGCTACAAAGGCTAGTCATAATAGTGAAAATAGTGTTTGTCATTTATAAAAAGCTTTGACCAgcctgggttttttttaaagcaacatgAAACAAGGTCAGATCCTCTGTGCAAATCACAGGggcaaaatatgtaaaataatgtaataataatgcatATGGCAAACACACTGCCTCAGCAGAGAGGAACAGTGGTCACAAGTTTAAACCAACAAACTGGGACAGAACAGACGCATTATACTGATGGTTCACAGACTAGTAATTCATATGCAGTCTAATGTGAGTTTGTATAGGAGACTAGTTTGCATAGTCAAAAAACCTTTCCACGAACTGCTATTTGTTCTACCCTCTGAGTTCAAACTAAGTTCAGATGTCTAGGGAgattttgttggtttttccaAAAAACAGGAACTTGTGACCTATTGCTACAGTACTTTTTGTAAATTGTTACTGTATTTGAGCATGTGCAGACGGAGAAATCATTTCAATTTAACGTCTTTTATacttaaatttacattttggaTCATTGTTAAGACATATCATGCTTCTTTAATGGTAGGGATACAACCCACAAGATGCTACAAGCCTAATTTTATGCATTTGAATTGACCTGTCCATTTAAGAGTCGACACAGGTCAAGTCAACACAGTCtgaaatcagacaaaacattgCCTGAAAATGTTTCCCAATCAGTTGCAGGATAGTATTTTTAAAGAGGAATGTAGAATGACCAGCTTCTTTACACTACAGCTTGGCTATAATAAAACACCAGTGTGAATGAACTACATTGGCTGATGAGAAGAGTATGTAAATGTTAAGTGTGACTTGTattcttaaataaaaatatgttccATGAACTGAGTGTTTCATTTCTGAACAGCAGTTGAAAACATCGACCACCAAACGTTCTTCTTTCTTTTGCAGTACAACTCTTCTGAATGTCAAAGCATCATCTCTTGTTTTACTGCATTACTTAATCCACAGATGTCCTTGAGTTTGTCGTCAGTTTAGTTTGCTACACAGACCCTCT
This genomic interval from Thunnus thynnus chromosome 11, fThuThy2.1, whole genome shotgun sequence contains the following:
- the hnrnpa3 gene encoding heterogeneous nuclear ribonucleoprotein A3 → MEDREAKEPEQLRKLFIGGLSFETTEESLRAHFEQWGTLTDCVVMRDPNSKRSRGFGFVTYSSVREVDDAMKARPHKVDGRVVEPKRAVSREDSNKPGAHLTVKKIFVGGIKEDTEEYHIREHFEKYGKIECIDIMEERSTGKKRGFCFVSFDDHDTVDKIVAQKYHTINFHNCEVRKALSKQEMSSMSNNRGRSGGSGNFMGRGGNFGGGGNFGRGGYGGGRGGYGDDFDNGPGGNYGGGPGYGGGRGGYGGGGGGPGYGNQGGGFGGSCDGGYGSNDGGYGGGGNYNDFGNYGGQQSNYGPMKGNNFGGRNSGGPYGGGYGSGGGGGGGYGSRRY